A single Micromonospora sp. CCTCC AA 2012012 DNA region contains:
- a CDS encoding ATP-binding protein, producing MSIDVRSGEDVPRFGLLVRQHRTRIGLTQRELADFSTVSVRAIRDLEQGRARRPRQDTVRLIADGLRLGLRARADLESAANEGRTSWAVKAGYEADPPAPPFATDVQLGREAETGVILDELTGGAERLLTIVGIDGVGRTRLALEVATRLHTAERTPVLWCPVTTVGPRPGGDRLAALVRAAVDQLLDSGDGGTDDVAAFVETVADRPPLLVLDGVTGTGVRGDRLAELLRDCPGLRILVTAAQPLRVPGERTFLLTPLAVPEAGEPVDPQSPAVRLFVERARRARPDFHLTAADAGLVGDICRRLDGVPQALHAAASWLVVYDIPTLHRCLHDDPAGLLHHLAGAEGGGGLREALARRLADLPTAARDLLAALCVRGDDFGLPEVMTLTGGSLPDSGRAVRDLVLHGLVRPSYAAGQSRFRILHLVRAAQLCALAARV from the coding sequence ATGAGCATCGACGTACGGAGCGGCGAGGACGTGCCGCGGTTCGGCCTACTGGTCCGCCAGCACCGGACCCGCATCGGATTGACCCAGCGGGAACTGGCGGACTTCTCCACGGTCAGCGTCCGGGCGATCCGGGACCTGGAGCAGGGGCGGGCGCGCCGGCCGCGGCAGGACACCGTACGACTGATCGCCGACGGCCTGCGGCTCGGGCTGCGGGCCCGCGCGGACCTGGAGTCCGCGGCCAACGAGGGCCGGACCAGCTGGGCGGTGAAGGCCGGCTACGAGGCCGACCCGCCGGCCCCGCCCTTCGCCACCGACGTGCAGCTCGGCCGGGAGGCCGAGACCGGCGTCATCCTCGACGAGCTGACCGGCGGCGCGGAACGGCTGCTGACCATCGTCGGCATCGACGGCGTCGGTCGGACCCGGCTCGCCCTAGAGGTCGCCACCCGGCTGCACACCGCCGAGCGGACCCCGGTGCTCTGGTGCCCGGTGACCACCGTCGGCCCGCGCCCCGGCGGCGACCGGCTCGCCGCCCTGGTCCGCGCCGCCGTCGACCAGCTCCTCGACAGCGGCGACGGCGGGACGGACGACGTCGCCGCGTTCGTGGAGACCGTCGCCGACCGTCCGCCGCTGCTGGTGCTGGACGGGGTGACCGGGACCGGCGTACGTGGGGACCGCCTCGCCGAGCTGCTGCGCGACTGCCCCGGCCTGCGGATCCTGGTCACCGCCGCGCAGCCGCTGCGGGTGCCGGGGGAGCGGACCTTCCTGCTCACCCCGCTGGCCGTCCCGGAGGCGGGTGAACCGGTCGACCCGCAGTCGCCGGCCGTGCGGCTCTTCGTCGAGCGGGCCCGCCGGGCCCGCCCCGACTTCCATCTCACCGCGGCCGACGCCGGCCTCGTCGGCGACATCTGCCGCCGGCTCGACGGGGTGCCGCAGGCGCTGCACGCGGCGGCGTCCTGGCTCGTCGTGTACGACATCCCGACGCTGCACCGGTGCCTGCACGACGACCCGGCGGGGCTGCTGCACCACCTCGCCGGCGCCGAGGGCGGCGGCGGCCTGCGGGAGGCGCTGGCGCGCCGGCTGGCCGACCTGCCCACCGCCGCGCGGGACCTGCTGGCCGCGCTCTGCGTCCGGGGCGACGACTTCGGCCTGCCCGAGGTGATGACGCTGACCGGCGGCAGCCTGCCCGACAGCGGCCGGGCCGTCCGCGACCTGGTGCTGCACGGTCTGGTCCGGCCCAGCTACGCGGCCGGGCAGTCCCGGTTCCGGATCCTGCACCTGGTCCGGGCCGCCCAGCTCTGCGCCCTGGCCGCCCGGGTCTGA
- a CDS encoding beta-ketoacyl-ACP synthase III, with protein sequence MSANVEHTRNTRTAVIAGLGAYVPEQVVKNDEIAARLGVTTDWIRDRTGIEQRFVLEPTGATSDLAVEAGRRALDSCGNPEIDFLILATCTPDHPFPATAPAVAARLGLKGIAAFDLNAACSGFVYALSVSAGMLASGAYRTGLVIGADAISTILDNDDQITAPIFGDGAGAVVVRAGGTDEPGSVTAHVLGSDGDLLDIMKTPAGGSRQRSAGVGTDVAQSYFTMAGRSVYKHAINRMTLASTSVLERMGWGVDDVDWLVAHQANRRILTATAEAIGIPAEKAVINVDKVANTSAASIPLAFVDAVESGAFTAGDKVLLAAFGGGATWAAAALTWPDLTLAAPHVTR encoded by the coding sequence TTGTCGGCGAATGTCGAGCACACGAGGAACACCAGGACGGCCGTCATCGCCGGCCTCGGCGCGTACGTGCCGGAGCAGGTGGTGAAGAACGACGAGATCGCCGCGCGGCTCGGCGTCACCACGGACTGGATCCGGGACCGGACCGGCATCGAGCAGCGGTTCGTCCTCGAACCCACGGGGGCCACCTCCGACCTGGCCGTGGAGGCCGGTCGGCGGGCCCTCGACTCCTGCGGGAACCCGGAGATCGATTTCCTGATCCTGGCGACCTGCACCCCGGACCACCCCTTCCCGGCCACCGCGCCGGCGGTCGCCGCCCGGCTGGGCCTGAAGGGCATCGCCGCCTTCGACCTCAACGCGGCCTGCTCCGGGTTCGTCTACGCGCTGTCGGTCAGCGCCGGCATGCTCGCCTCCGGGGCGTACCGCACCGGGCTGGTGATCGGCGCCGACGCGATCTCCACCATCCTCGACAACGACGACCAGATCACCGCGCCGATCTTCGGTGACGGCGCCGGTGCCGTGGTCGTCCGGGCCGGCGGCACCGACGAGCCGGGCAGTGTCACCGCGCACGTCCTAGGCAGCGACGGCGACCTGCTGGACATCATGAAGACGCCGGCCGGCGGCTCCCGGCAGCGCTCCGCCGGCGTCGGCACCGACGTCGCGCAGAGCTACTTCACGATGGCCGGCCGATCCGTCTACAAGCACGCCATCAACCGGATGACGCTGGCCTCGACGTCGGTGCTGGAGCGGATGGGCTGGGGCGTCGACGACGTCGACTGGCTCGTCGCCCATCAGGCCAACCGGCGCATCCTCACCGCCACCGCCGAGGCGATCGGCATCCCGGCCGAGAAGGCGGTGATCAACGTGGACAAGGTGGCCAACACCTCCGCCGCGTCCATCCCGCTGGCCTTCGTCGACGCGGTGGAGTCCGGCGCGTTCACCGCCGGCGACAAGGTGCTCCTGGCCGCGTTCGGCGGGGGCGCCACCTGGGCCGCCGCGGCCCTGACCTGGCCCGACCTGACGCTCGCGGCCCCGCACGTCACCCGCTGA
- a CDS encoding acyl carrier protein: protein MGDTVLNTLEKVNEIVLEQVPDLEVRIGPAHRLSQDLGIDSLTFVDILVKVEKSFDIEITDDELAAVQSVQDILDLIERKQ, encoded by the coding sequence ATGGGAGACACCGTGCTGAACACCCTGGAGAAGGTCAACGAGATCGTCCTGGAACAGGTGCCGGACCTGGAGGTCCGCATCGGCCCGGCACACCGGCTCAGCCAGGACCTGGGCATCGACTCGCTCACCTTCGTCGACATCCTGGTGAAGGTCGAGAAGAGCTTCGACATCGAGATCACCGACGACGAGCTGGCCGCCGTCCAGAGCGTCCAGGACATCCTGGACCTCATCGAGCGGAAGCAGTGA
- a CDS encoding amino acid adenylation domain-containing protein: MSDPSTDTRPLNAAQLGVWYAQRIDPGNPVHNMGGYLEILGPLDGGALIATVRALVAEDETLRLRFTEVDGVPVQYVGPAPDFAPRVRDLSGEADPLGVALACMRDDMETAPDLEHDRLFHHEIFRLGPEHHLWYNRAHHLIHDGYTSTVVRRRGAELYTALVAGRPAAGAPLGSFTAMLDEQARYAGSRAQQRDGAYWRKLMADVTYPPPPVAAGKAANRVTRQVSRLDAAGLAGLRRFAERAGVTWQQALIAAAVLHRQVWTGDSDVLLSLPVPGRLDPRSVGAPGMMANVLPLRCRIDPAESVEDLAGRVARQTLRAQWHQRYDSADLRRDLDWPTDGRREFGPVVNLVAGDEHDDFAGLPARHHLISTGGTVEDLALTVTHHPDGGLRIDVSVDTAHRDAVDLDAYQRTLHQVLAAMTGRPGRPVGELDLLDPTERHRVLHDWNATAVEVPDESLAGLFAARVAVDPEAVALVCDGVAVSYGELGARANRLAAHLRSLGVRRGDMVGVLLERGIDFAVALLATVKVGAGYSVLDPEFPDERLGWVLTETGAAVVVTRAALAARLDAAGRHVVRVDTDAAAVAALPDADPGVRVDPGDVACVMFTSGSTGVPKGVVSSHRALVGSVAGQSYAQFGPGEVFLQCSPVSWDAFSLEFWGALLFGGTCVLQPGQRPEPALIAALVAEHGVTMLQLSSGLFNLLVDEYPEAFDGVRVAFTGGEPASGPHVARILTRCPDLRVANGYGPAESMGFTTTYDVPADIGGVSVPVGRAVANKRAYLLDARMRPVPVGVVGEVYLAGVGLAHGYLNRPGLTAQRFVADPFGGPGERLYRTGDLARWTSDGVLDFVGRVDGQVKVRGFRVEPGEIETVLLGHPQVAQAAVIAAPDPTGTLRLIAYLVPDTTGTVDGGQVRGWLRERLPEHMVPTAVLVLDRMPLTANGKLDRRALPAPDFGTTTATGGGRAPRDAREEILAGLYAEVLGVSTVSVDDNFFDLGGHSLLAARLAARARAVLGVELTIRDIFQAPTIAALTDHLADTGRARPRPAVTAGPRGERIPLSYAQRRLWLIDSLQGQGSSYHVPLAVRLTGDLDVDALGRALTDLVDRHEVLRTVIAAVDGEPYQRILDPAPVAVARRRATPDTLDRLLAEAATEGFDLAAAPPLRVTLFDLADDDHVLLILLHHIATDGQSLRPLFADLTTAYAARRAGHAPDWPPLPVQYADYARWQRDMLGDPADPTSVHATELDHWRTALAGLPEEIALPRDRPRPAEADHSGGAVAVRIDPELTRRIRELAREQRCTPFMVLQAALALTLTRYGAGTDVPLGTPVAGRSDPALDDLVGFFVNTVVLRTDTSGNPSFAELLARVRAADLDALAHQELPFDLLLEALNPVRSLARHPLFQVCLALDSAADAELRLPGLRCGRGGVVDTGTAKFDLEFLLRDEGDAGIGGALLYRAALFDPATVQRLVAALLRVLGQVLADPARPVDAVEVLDPAERAAVLHDWNATAVDVPDESLAGLFAARVAADPDAVALVSDGVAVSYGELDGRANRLAVHLRSLGVRRGNMVGVLLERGVDFAVALLATVKLGAGYSVLDPEFPDERLAWVLTETRASALVTRAPLASRVAATCPVVRVDTDAAAIAALPATDPGVHVDPGDVACVMFTSGSTGVPKGVVSSHRALVGSVAGQSYAQFGPGEVFLQCSPVSWDAFSLEFWGALLFGGTCVLQPGQRPEPGLITELVRAHRVSMLQLSSGLFNLLVDEYPEAFDGVRVAFTGGEAASAAHVARILTRCPQLRVANGYGPAESMGFTTTHDVPADISGASVPVGRAVANKRAYLLDDRLRPVPVGVVGEVYLAGVGLAHGYLNRPGLTAQRFVADPFGGPGERLYRTGDLARWTSDGVLDFVGRVDGQVKVRGFRVEPGEIETVLLGHPQVAQAAVVAAPDPTGTLRLIAYLVPDADVTVDGGQVRGWLRERLPEHMVPTAVLVLDRMPLTANGKLDRRALPEPEFTPTAGTGRPARDARDEILCGLYAEILGVPTVSIDDNFFDLGGHSLLAARLAARARAVLGVELSIRDIFQAPSIAVLTERLPAAKPARTRPVLRRRTEAGAPLPTGQPGP, translated from the coding sequence ATGTCCGATCCGTCGACCGACACCCGCCCGCTCAACGCGGCACAGCTCGGTGTCTGGTACGCCCAGCGGATCGACCCGGGCAATCCGGTCCACAACATGGGCGGCTACCTGGAGATCCTCGGCCCGCTCGACGGGGGAGCGCTCATCGCCACGGTGCGCGCCCTGGTCGCCGAGGACGAGACGCTGCGGCTGCGCTTCACCGAGGTCGACGGCGTCCCCGTGCAGTACGTCGGGCCGGCGCCGGACTTCGCCCCCCGGGTGCGGGACCTCAGCGGCGAGGCGGACCCGCTCGGGGTGGCGCTGGCGTGCATGCGCGACGACATGGAGACCGCACCGGACCTGGAACACGACCGGCTGTTCCATCACGAGATCTTCCGGCTCGGGCCGGAGCACCATCTCTGGTACAACCGGGCCCACCACCTGATCCACGACGGCTACACCTCCACCGTGGTGCGCCGCCGGGGCGCCGAGCTGTACACCGCCCTGGTGGCGGGCCGCCCGGCCGCCGGGGCGCCGCTCGGCTCGTTCACCGCCATGCTCGACGAGCAGGCCCGGTACGCGGGCTCCCGCGCCCAGCAGCGGGACGGCGCGTACTGGCGGAAGCTGATGGCCGACGTGACCTACCCGCCGCCGCCCGTCGCGGCGGGGAAGGCCGCCAACCGGGTCACCCGGCAGGTGTCCCGGCTGGACGCCGCAGGGCTGGCCGGGCTGCGCCGCTTCGCCGAGCGGGCCGGGGTCACCTGGCAGCAGGCCCTGATCGCCGCCGCCGTCCTGCACCGGCAGGTGTGGACCGGCGACAGCGACGTGCTGCTCAGCCTGCCGGTGCCGGGCCGACTGGATCCGCGTTCGGTCGGCGCGCCCGGCATGATGGCGAACGTCCTGCCGCTGCGCTGCCGGATCGACCCGGCGGAGTCGGTCGAGGACCTCGCCGGTCGGGTCGCCCGGCAGACCCTGCGTGCCCAGTGGCACCAGCGCTACGACTCCGCCGACCTGCGGCGGGACCTGGACTGGCCGACCGACGGCCGGCGCGAGTTCGGCCCGGTGGTGAACCTCGTCGCCGGTGACGAGCACGACGACTTCGCCGGGCTGCCGGCCCGGCACCACCTGATCTCCACCGGCGGCACGGTCGAGGATCTCGCCCTCACCGTCACCCACCATCCCGACGGCGGCCTGCGGATCGACGTCAGTGTCGACACCGCCCACCGGGACGCGGTGGACCTCGACGCCTACCAGCGCACCCTGCACCAGGTCCTCGCGGCGATGACCGGCCGGCCGGGCCGACCGGTGGGGGAGCTGGACCTGCTCGACCCGACCGAACGCCACCGGGTGCTGCACGACTGGAACGCCACCGCCGTGGAGGTGCCGGACGAGTCGTTGGCGGGGTTGTTCGCCGCGCGGGTGGCGGTGGACCCGGAGGCGGTGGCGCTGGTGTGTGACGGCGTCGCGGTGTCGTACGGGGAGTTGGGGGCGCGGGCGAACCGGTTGGCGGCGCATCTGCGGTCGCTCGGGGTGCGGCGGGGCGACATGGTGGGGGTGTTGCTGGAGCGGGGGATCGACTTCGCGGTCGCGTTGTTGGCGACGGTGAAGGTCGGTGCGGGGTATTCGGTGCTGGACCCGGAGTTCCCCGACGAGCGGCTGGGCTGGGTGCTCACCGAGACCGGCGCGGCGGTGGTCGTCACCCGCGCCGCCCTGGCCGCGCGGCTCGACGCCGCCGGTCGGCACGTCGTCCGGGTCGACACCGACGCCGCCGCGGTCGCCGCGCTGCCGGACGCCGATCCGGGCGTACGGGTCGATCCGGGTGACGTGGCGTGCGTGATGTTCACGTCCGGGTCCACCGGGGTGCCGAAGGGGGTGGTGTCGTCGCACCGGGCCCTGGTGGGTTCGGTGGCGGGGCAGTCGTACGCGCAGTTCGGGCCGGGTGAGGTGTTCCTCCAGTGCTCCCCGGTGTCCTGGGACGCGTTCTCGTTGGAGTTCTGGGGGGCGCTGCTGTTCGGCGGGACCTGCGTGCTCCAGCCCGGTCAACGGCCCGAACCGGCGCTGATCGCGGCCCTCGTGGCCGAGCACGGGGTGACGATGCTGCAACTGTCGTCGGGGCTGTTCAACCTGCTGGTCGACGAGTACCCGGAGGCGTTCGACGGGGTGCGGGTCGCGTTCACCGGTGGTGAGCCGGCGTCGGGGCCGCACGTGGCGCGGATCCTCACCCGCTGCCCCGACCTGCGGGTCGCCAACGGCTACGGCCCGGCCGAGTCGATGGGCTTCACCACCACCTACGACGTGCCCGCCGACATCGGTGGGGTGAGCGTGCCGGTGGGTCGGGCGGTGGCCAACAAGCGGGCGTACCTCCTCGATGCGCGCATGCGCCCGGTCCCCGTCGGCGTGGTCGGGGAGGTGTACCTGGCCGGGGTAGGTCTGGCGCACGGGTATCTGAACCGGCCCGGTCTGACCGCGCAGCGGTTCGTGGCAGATCCGTTCGGTGGTCCGGGGGAGCGGTTGTACCGGACGGGGGACCTGGCCCGTTGGACGTCCGACGGGGTCCTGGACTTCGTGGGGCGGGTCGACGGGCAGGTCAAGGTGCGCGGGTTCCGGGTGGAGCCCGGCGAGATCGAGACCGTGCTGCTCGGCCACCCGCAGGTCGCCCAGGCCGCGGTGATCGCCGCACCGGACCCGACCGGCACGCTGCGGCTGATCGCCTACCTGGTCCCCGACACCACCGGGACCGTCGACGGTGGACAGGTGCGGGGGTGGCTGCGGGAGCGGCTGCCGGAGCACATGGTCCCCACCGCCGTGCTGGTCCTCGACCGGATGCCGCTGACCGCCAACGGCAAACTCGACCGCCGCGCCCTGCCCGCCCCCGACTTCGGCACCACCACCGCCACGGGTGGCGGACGCGCACCCCGGGACGCCCGCGAGGAGATCCTCGCCGGCCTCTACGCCGAGGTGCTGGGCGTGTCGACGGTCAGCGTCGACGACAACTTCTTCGACCTGGGCGGGCACTCGCTGCTCGCCGCGCGGCTGGCCGCCCGGGCCCGCGCCGTCCTCGGCGTGGAACTGACCATCCGGGACATCTTCCAGGCCCCCACCATCGCCGCGCTCACCGACCACCTGGCCGACACCGGCCGCGCCCGACCGCGCCCCGCCGTCACCGCCGGGCCGCGCGGGGAGCGCATCCCGCTGTCGTACGCGCAGCGCCGGCTCTGGCTGATCGACTCCCTCCAGGGACAGGGCAGCAGCTACCATGTACCGCTCGCCGTCCGGCTCACCGGCGATCTCGACGTCGACGCCCTCGGGCGGGCGCTGACCGACCTGGTGGACCGGCACGAGGTGCTGCGCACCGTCATCGCCGCCGTCGACGGCGAGCCCTACCAGCGGATCCTCGACCCGGCACCGGTCGCCGTGGCCCGCCGACGGGCCACCCCGGACACCCTCGACCGGCTGCTGGCCGAGGCGGCCACCGAGGGCTTCGACCTCGCCGCCGCGCCGCCGCTCCGGGTCACCCTCTTCGACCTCGCCGACGACGACCACGTGCTGCTGATCCTGCTGCACCACATCGCCACCGACGGGCAGTCGCTCCGCCCGCTCTTCGCCGACCTGACCACCGCGTACGCGGCCCGGCGCGCCGGCCACGCCCCCGACTGGCCGCCGCTGCCCGTCCAGTACGCCGACTACGCCCGCTGGCAGCGCGACATGCTCGGCGACCCCGCCGACCCGACCAGCGTGCACGCCACCGAACTCGACCACTGGCGTACCGCGCTCGCCGGGCTGCCCGAGGAGATCGCGCTGCCCCGGGACCGGCCCCGGCCGGCGGAGGCCGACCACTCCGGCGGCGCCGTGGCCGTCCGGATCGACCCGGAGCTGACCCGCCGCATCCGGGAACTGGCCCGGGAACAGCGCTGCACCCCGTTCATGGTGCTCCAGGCCGCGCTCGCACTGACCCTCACCCGGTACGGCGCCGGCACCGACGTACCCCTCGGCACGCCCGTCGCGGGCCGCTCCGACCCGGCGCTGGACGACCTGGTCGGGTTCTTCGTCAACACCGTCGTGCTGCGCACCGACACCTCCGGGAACCCGTCCTTCGCCGAGCTGCTGGCCCGGGTACGCGCCGCCGACCTGGACGCCCTCGCCCACCAGGAACTCCCCTTCGACCTGCTCCTGGAGGCGCTCAACCCGGTCCGCTCGCTCGCCCGGCACCCGCTGTTCCAGGTCTGCCTGGCCCTCGACAGCGCCGCCGACGCGGAGCTGCGGCTGCCCGGGCTGCGCTGCGGCCGGGGCGGCGTGGTCGACACCGGCACCGCCAAGTTCGACCTGGAGTTCCTGCTCCGCGACGAGGGGGACGCCGGTATCGGCGGCGCCCTGCTCTACCGCGCCGCCCTCTTCGACCCGGCCACCGTGCAACGCCTCGTCGCCGCCCTGCTGCGGGTGCTCGGCCAGGTGCTCGCCGACCCGGCCCGACCCGTCGACGCGGTCGAGGTCCTCGACCCGGCCGAACGCGCCGCGGTCCTGCACGACTGGAACGCCACCGCCGTGGACGTCCCCGACGAGTCGTTGGCCGGGTTGTTCGCCGCGCGGGTGGCGGCCGATCCGGACGCGGTTGCCCTGGTGAGTGACGGGGTGGCGGTGTCCTACGGGGAGTTGGACGGGCGCGCCAACCGGTTGGCCGTGCACCTGCGGTCGCTGGGGGTGCGGCGCGGGAACATGGTGGGCGTCCTGCTGGAGCGAGGGGTCGACTTCGCGGTCGCGTTGCTGGCGACGGTGAAACTCGGTGCCGGCTATTCGGTGCTGGACCCCGAGTTCCCCGACGAGCGCCTGGCGTGGGTGCTGACGGAGACCCGCGCCTCCGCGCTGGTGACCCGCGCCCCGCTCGCCTCCCGCGTCGCCGCCACCTGCCCGGTCGTCCGGGTGGACACGGACGCCGCCGCGATCGCCGCGCTGCCAGCCACCGATCCGGGTGTCCACGTCGATCCGGGTGACGTGGCGTGCGTGATGTTCACGTCGGGGTCCACCGGGGTGCCGAAGGGGGTGGTGTCGTCGCACCGGGCCCTGGTGGGTTCGGTGGCGGGGCAGTCGTACGCGCAGTTCGGGCCGGGTGAGGTGTTCCTGCAGTGCTCGCCGGTGTCGTGGGACGCGTTCTCGTTGGAGTTCTGGGGTGCGCTGCTGTTCGGCGGGACCTGCGTGCTGCAACCCGGTCAACGGCCCGAACCCGGCCTGATCACGGAGCTGGTCCGCGCGCACCGCGTGTCGATGCTCCAGTTGTCGTCGGGACTGTTCAACCTGCTGGTCGACGAGTACCCGGAGGCGTTCGACGGAGTCCGGGTCGCGTTCACCGGCGGTGAGGCCGCCTCCGCCGCCCACGTGGCACGGATCCTCACCCGGTGTCCCCAGCTGCGGGTCGCCAACGGCTACGGCCCGGCCGAGTCGATGGGCTTCACCACCACCCACGACGTGCCGGCCGACATCAGCGGTGCCTCGGTGCCCGTCGGCCGGGCGGTGGCGAACAAGCGGGCGTACCTGCTGGACGACCGGCTGCGGCCGGTGCCGGTGGGTGTGGTGGGTGAGGTCTACCTGGCCGGAGTGGGTCTGGCGCACGGGTATCTGAACCGGCCCGGTCTGACCGCGCAGCGGTTCGTCGCGGATCCGTTCGGTGGTCCGGGGGAGCGGCTGTACCGGACCGGGGACCTGGCCCGCTGGACGTCCGACGGGGTCCTCGACTTCGTGGGGCGGGTCGACGGGCAGGTCAAGGTGCGCGGGTTCCGGGTGGAGCCCGGCGAGATCGAGACCGTGCTGCTCGGCCACCCGCAGGTCGCCCAGGCCGCGGTGGTCGCCGCACCCGACCCGACCGGCACCCTGCGGCTGATCGCCTACCTGGTCCCCGACGCCGACGTGACCGTCGACGGTGGGCAGGTGCGGGGGTGGCTGCGGGAGCGGCTGCCCGAGCACATGGTCCCCACCGCCGTGCTGGTCCTCGACCGGATGCCGCTGACCGCCAACGGCAAACTCGACCGGCGCGCCCTGCCCGAGCCGGAGTTCACCCCCACCGCCGGCACCGGCCGGCCCGCCCGCGACGCCCGCGACGAAATCCTCTGCGGCCTCTACGCGGAAATACTCGGGGTGCCGACGGTGAGCATCGACGACAATTTCTTCGACCTCGGCGGGCATTCGCTGCTCGCCGCCCGGCTGGCCGCCCGGGCCCGCGCCGTCCTCGGCGTGGAACTGAGCATCCGGGACATCTTCCAGGCCCCCAGCATCGCCGTCCTCACCGAGCGGCTGCCCGCCGCCAAGCCGGCCCGTACCCGGCCGGTGCTGCGGCGACGCACCGAGGCGGGGGCGCCACTGCCCACCGGACAGCCCGGCCCGTGA
- a CDS encoding thioesterase II family protein translates to MDSARPFDPTGAMPAPDDVVWVLPGGDGTAPHRTSLLVLPHSGGNAHAYAPWRALLPDDVRLLIGQYPGRGARFSEPLPERMADLVDPILASLPADTDDLVVLGHSMGSLVAYEVTRALTDAGRAPRALVVSACRAPFLANPSPVHPEALDDDALVAAIKARGGTDDGILDEPELRELVLPSIRADFALDDAYRSAVAAPLACPVTVVGGSTDPVVPAEALDRWAEVTAGPVATHVLPGGHFYFQQQLEEFLSLVTGVLDGDTVRPEFA, encoded by the coding sequence GTGGACTCTGCCCGACCGTTCGACCCCACCGGCGCAATGCCGGCCCCCGACGACGTGGTCTGGGTGCTGCCCGGCGGCGACGGGACCGCCCCGCACCGCACCTCGCTGCTGGTGCTGCCGCACTCCGGCGGCAACGCCCACGCGTACGCGCCGTGGCGGGCCCTGCTGCCCGACGACGTACGCCTGCTCATCGGCCAGTACCCCGGCCGGGGCGCCCGGTTCAGCGAGCCGCTGCCCGAGCGGATGGCCGACCTGGTCGACCCGATCCTGGCCAGCCTGCCCGCCGACACCGACGACCTGGTGGTGCTCGGGCACAGCATGGGCTCGCTGGTGGCGTACGAGGTCACCCGCGCCCTGACCGACGCCGGCCGCGCGCCGCGCGCCCTGGTCGTCTCCGCCTGCCGGGCGCCGTTCCTGGCCAACCCCAGCCCGGTGCACCCGGAGGCGCTGGACGACGACGCGCTGGTCGCCGCCATCAAGGCGCGCGGCGGCACCGACGACGGCATCCTCGACGAGCCGGAACTGCGGGAGCTGGTGCTGCCCTCGATCCGGGCCGACTTCGCCCTCGACGACGCCTACCGCTCGGCCGTGGCCGCGCCGCTGGCCTGCCCGGTCACCGTCGTCGGCGGCAGCACCGACCCGGTGGTGCCGGCCGAGGCGCTCGACCGCTGGGCCGAGGTCACCGCCGGCCCCGTCGCCACCCACGTCCTGCCGGGCGGCCACTTCTATTTCCAGCAGCAGCTCGAGGAGTTCCTGTCCCTCGTCACCGGGGTCCTCGACGGCGACACCGTCCGGCCCGAATTCGCCTGA
- a CDS encoding TauD/TfdA family dioxygenase, producing the protein MSPTAQAVPAAALDVRYEPGKPAVLVVPPVDDLDAGVAWVTAHRAAIRAELLRSGSLMIRGLPVTDTADFARVRDVLMPQRTGYREKATPRTDFGEGVFSSTDLPAAQPIRLHNENSYTLDFPGTLLFGCVTAPETGGATTVGDMREALRQIPAELRERFATYGWLLVRNFSELAGLPWHKSFGTEDPAGVEEYCRENVIGHEWLPDGELRTRQRRSAIVTHPLTGEESWFNHYAFWNRHTLDPDVREVLQETYGEDGLPFDTYLGDGSALTADEVAAINAVYDRVTVRETWQEGDLLMVDNISCAHGREAFTGARKILVAMGDPVALADCAPRTAPAATPYGK; encoded by the coding sequence ATGTCACCCACCGCCCAGGCGGTCCCCGCCGCCGCCCTCGACGTGCGGTACGAGCCCGGCAAGCCGGCCGTCCTCGTCGTCCCGCCGGTCGACGACCTCGACGCGGGCGTCGCGTGGGTCACCGCGCACCGCGCGGCGATCCGCGCCGAGCTGCTCCGCTCCGGCAGCCTGATGATCCGTGGCCTGCCGGTGACCGACACCGCCGACTTCGCCCGGGTCCGGGACGTGCTGATGCCGCAGCGCACCGGCTACCGGGAGAAGGCCACCCCGCGCACCGACTTCGGCGAGGGCGTCTTCTCCTCCACCGACCTGCCGGCCGCCCAGCCGATCCGGCTGCACAACGAGAACAGCTACACCCTGGACTTCCCCGGCACCCTCCTCTTCGGCTGCGTCACCGCCCCGGAGACCGGCGGCGCCACCACCGTCGGCGACATGCGCGAGGCGCTGCGGCAGATCCCCGCCGAGCTGCGCGAGCGGTTCGCCACGTACGGCTGGCTGCTGGTCCGTAACTTCTCCGAGCTGGCCGGGCTGCCCTGGCACAAGAGCTTCGGCACCGAGGACCCGGCCGGGGTGGAGGAGTACTGCCGGGAGAACGTGATCGGCCACGAGTGGCTGCCCGACGGGGAGCTGCGCACCCGGCAGCGCCGCTCGGCGATCGTCACCCACCCGCTGACCGGCGAGGAGTCCTGGTTCAACCACTACGCCTTCTGGAACCGGCACACCCTCGACCCGGACGTGCGCGAGGTGCTCCAGGAGACGTACGGCGAGGACGGGCTGCCGTTCGACACGTACCTGGGGGACGGGTCGGCACTGACCGCCGACGAGGTCGCCGCGATCAACGCGGTCTACGACCGGGTGACGGTCCGGGAGACCTGGCAGGAGGGGGACCTGCTGATGGTCGACAACATCTCCTGCGCGCACGGGCGGGAGGCGTTCACCGGCGCCCGCAAGATCCTGGTGGCGATGGGCGACCCGGTGGCGCTCGCCGACTGCGCCCCGCGGACCGCCCCGGCGGCCACGCCGTACGGGAAGTGA